The following is a genomic window from Opitutus sp. GAS368.
CAAGGCGCTGTGGCGGCGTTCCTGCCAAGTTTCGCCAAAGCGGATCAGGCTGGTGAACCCGGTTTGCGGGCTGACCTTGACGAACACCAAAACCGCGAGCAGCACGGCGGCGATCCAGTAGGCAAGGTGCTTGGTCATCGGGCCACAGGATAAAAAATTAACCGCGAGACGATGGTTTCGCGGTTAAGGAACATTAGGGAAAAATGCCGCCGGCGGCTCAGAATAGGTCAGTCGGCGTGCGGGACATGAAATCCTCCATGTAAGCCGTGGTGGCCTTGCCTTCGATGAAGACGGGATCGCTCATGATGGCCTTGTGCAGCGGGATGGTGGTCTTGATGCCGCGGACCAGGTATTCGCTCAAGGCGCGATAGGAACGTTGGAGCGCGACCTTGCGGGTGGGCCCGATGCAAATCAGCTTGCCGATCATGCTATCGTAGTAGGGCGGAATCGTATAGCCGCTGTAGGCATGCGAGTCGACGCGAACGCCGAGACCGCCCGGCGGATAGTAAAGGCTGATGGTGCCGGGGGAAGGGGTGAAGTTGCGGGCTGGATCCTCCGCGTTGATGCGACACTCGATGGCGTGTTTCTCAAACTTGATGTCGCCCTGGTCGAAGCCGAGCTTCTCGCCGTTGGCCACGTTGATCTGCTGCTTGATCAGGTCGATGCCAGTCACTTCTTCGGTGACGGGGTGCTCCACCTGGATGCGCGTGTTCATCTCGATGAAGTAGTAATTGCCCTTGGCATCGACGAGGAACTCGATGGTGCCGGCATTCTGGTATTCGGCGGCCTCGGCAGCCTTGACCGCGGCCTTGCCCATCTTCTTGCGCAGGTCGGCATTGAGGAAAGGCGAAGGGGATTCCTCAATCAGCTTTTGGTGCCGGCGTTGGACGGAGCAGTCGCGTTCGCCGAGGTGCAGCACCTTACCGT
Proteins encoded in this region:
- the accC gene encoding acetyl-CoA carboxylase biotin carboxylase subunit, with amino-acid sequence MIQKVLIANRGEIALRIIRACREMGIKTLAVYSEADVQSLHVQLADEAICIGGPKSADSYLRADRIISAAEIADVDAIHPGYGFLSENAKFAEQCESCNIKFIGPKSKSIRIMGDKAVAKDTVRKAGVITVPGSDGPIDNETEAVKTARKIGYPVIIKAVAGGGGRGMRIAHNDVSFAKEFHVARNEAEKAFGNGSVYIEKYIEKPRHIEFQILADSHGKVLHLGERDCSVQRRHQKLIEESPSPFLNADLRKKMGKAAVKAAEAAEYQNAGTIEFLVDAKGNYYFIEMNTRIQVEHPVTEEVTGIDLIKQQINVANGEKLGFDQGDIKFEKHAIECRINAEDPARNFTPSPGTISLYYPPGGLGVRVDSHAYSGYTIPPYYDSMIGKLICIGPTRKVALQRSYRALSEYLVRGIKTTIPLHKAIMSDPVFIEGKATTAYMEDFMSRTPTDLF